The genomic stretch TGGTGAATGTCTCGTGCTGCAATTTCCATCACCTGGGGTTGTCCCCCATGAGCGTTCATCAGGACTAACTTCCGAAACCCAGAGCGATATATACTCTCTGCCATTTCCGTTAGCACAGCTAACAGAGTTTGGGCGCTCAAGGTAATCGTGCCAGGGAAGTGCCAATGCTCATTGGATTTGCCGTAATAAAGGGGAGGTAGTGCATAAGCAGGGACTTTTGGATTGAGTTTTGATAAAGCTTTACCCACAACAGCGGCGGCGATCGCAGAATCTACAATAATCGGCAAATGAGGGCCATGTTGTTCAATTGAGCCCACAGGTTGAATAATCACCACATTTTCCTTATCTGGCATCGCTTGAATATCAGTCCAAGTTAGATAGGGAAAGAAGCGATCAGGGGGAATAAAGCCGTGCATTTTCTATTTCTTTGATGATTTTCAACAATTTAATGGAAGGTAATGGATTCGGACTTTATCTAATCCTTCTCTTGTATTAATTTTTAAATAAATAAGGTCGGAGTAAACTTATCACTTGGTTAGTGCGTTGCTGTACTCCTTGCTCGTTCAAGTGATAACTTGTATCGTAGAACATGGATTTGTTATACATAAAGTCTCTTGGCCTTCCAAGCCTAGGAATTCCTTCTTGACGGTAAAAATATTCTAGACTTTTAAAATACTCTTGCTTCTTCTTTTCTTTATAACTTTCAAGCCAAATTGTACCAGGCCACGTCACTAATACTTTTATCTGCTGGTTTTCGCACCATTTTATGAAATCTCTAATACTTTTTTTAGAATATTTTGTAACAACCTCAACATCTGCTTCTATAGGTTTTGCTTGTTCGATCATCTGTTTTTTAATTTCTGTAATATTGGATTTAAGATTACTTGTTTCGTCTCCATATTTATTCAGATTTTGAGATTGATAACCACTTGCTATTGGTTGAGGAAGTTTTAATTTTGCCGCGATACCCAGTGCTAGACGTTCATAAGATATCCAAGTAATGAAGTAAGTTTTTCTTGTGAAATCAAGCATGAGCAAATACTTGGGATCGCGAGAAAATACATAATCAATTAATTGAGCGCTTGGGGCTCCATTATCTTGATATAGCTCGTATTCAAGTGAGAGAAGAACGATGTCTCCAGGTTTAACTAAAGAATGGGCACGGTTTAGGATGTAATCAAGCCCCATCCCAGCATAAGTGCCAGCATTGACACAAGGTAATCCAGTTGCTTCGTCAATCATCTGGCAGCTAATGCCAAAGAGAACATTGGAGCCAGCCACGATAACTAATTTAGGTTTCTTAATAGAATTCGCAATGCTGACTTTTATCTTATATATCTCATCAACCCAGCGAGATGTTTCTGTTGGAGCGCCTATTTGGTAAGATACAGCTAATAGGAAAATAGTACAACCCAGCAGAAATCCCATCAGTATTGAGCGCAGATATCTCAAGTATGTCATTGAACTAGAAATTAAAGTACAAAAACTCACTTTCAGGGGCGCTTAAAAAACTTTTTAAAATCATAAATACCAAGATTCCAAATATTAATCCTAATTTTTTGGAAGGTCGCCATTGTAGCTTTTGCCAGCCGTTGTTTTCCCAACTAAAAGGAGTCTTTGCTATGGGTTCCGTTAAAGCTGGATTATATCGTATTAACCACTGTTGAGTGTTAGGCATTAACCAAACCAATAGACAGAAACTCAGCAGAACTTTTCTACCTAACGGTACAACGGGTATGGGTGATGGTGATAAGGAAAAGCTATTTGCACCGAACATTGTTTTTATCATAGTAATTGCTGCATTGATATTTTCTGCCCTAAAGAAAACCCAGGCAACTACTACAGCCAAAAATGTCACCAGACAACCCACTCCTCGACTCCACCAGTGACTCTTTTTCAAGTTATGCCCTAGTGATTGTCGAAAGTCATGCCATAGATGATTGACGCAAAGATAGGCTCCATGCAACCCACCCCATAAAACAAACGTCCACCCCGCACCATGCCATAAACCACCTAATAGCATGGTAATCATTAAATTGATATAGCGTCGCAATTTACCTTTGCGATTACCGCCTAGAGGGATGTAAAGATAATCCCGCAGGAAGTTAGAAAGAGTAATGTGCCACCGACGCCAAAATTCAATGATATTCACGGCTTTGTAAGGCGAATCAAAATTGAGGGGTAACTTAATCCCGAATATTCGGGCAACGCCGATTGCCATATCAGAGTAGCCGGAAAAATCAAAGTAAAGCTGAAATGAGTAAGCAAGCGCCCCAGTCCACCCCTCGGCAAAGGTGAATGGCACACCATTAGCCGCTGCATTAAAGACTGGCGTGACATAAGTTGAAATACTGTCAGCTAATAAAACTTTTTTGCTCAACCCTATCCAGAAAATAGTCATGCCTACCGCTAAATCTTCAGGACTAAATCGATAAATTAACGGATTGGCAAATTGGGGCATAACTTGCCCGTATCGGATAATGGGGCCAGCAATCAATCGCGGAAAGAAGGTAACGAAGAGACAATAGTTAAGGAATCCGTAGTCTTGTGTTTTTCCTCGGTAAATATCTATCAGGTAGGTCATTTGCTCAAAGGTAAAAAACGAGATACCTAGGGGCAAAATAAGGTTATACAAGTTAAAGTTTGTATCTAAAATATCATTGGCACTAGAAATAAAGAAATTAGCATATTTAAAATATCCAATGAGCGCCAAGTTGAGCGCAATAGCTAGAGCCAGAATCCACTTCTTACTCAGGGGCATTGCTCTAGGCTGACTCAAGGCATATCCAACTATATAGTTAAACAGGATTGAGCCGATTAGTAAGCTCAAGTAGGCAGGATTCCACCAACTGTAGAAGAATAAGGAGGCAGCAATGAGCCATATCATTGCTAGTTTAGGTCTTCCCAACCTACCAATCTGAAAAAAGATAAAAACAGTGAGCGGTAGAAACAGAAAGATAAATTGCCAAGAGTTGAATAGCATGGCACCTCTAGCGAGCGTAAGACTAGTATAATGTTCTGTTTATCAAGACTTATCGCTCTAGCAAAGCATCATTTATATTACCGGAACTTCACCTTGCGGTACACTATATACAGTACCGTGGGGCACACGGGAATTCACGCTTGTGGAGATTTGCCCCTCTGTCGGCTGAAGGGAGACTTTCAGCGTTAAGGGATGTCGCTGAAACAAGAATCTCCGTTCTGCGGAGAATGTCAATATAGATTAAGATGCAAAAGGGGTGGACATTGTCCACCCCGATGTTATATTACCGCTCCAGCCAAGCTCTCATCTTACCGGGATTCAGCAATCCATAAGGGTCAACCTGTTCTTTAAACTTTAATTGCTCAACATTAATGGTTTTCATCCCCCCATCTTCCAGGATGTAGGTGTGAGGATTGGCAATTAAAGCTCCCTTTTCTTCGTGATAGTGAATGATTTCGTTGAGGCGTTCTTCGCTCGTATAGCGCACCACTTGCAGTCCGCCGGGAATCACTTGCCCATTCGTCCGCAGGAATTCCAAATGCATCAATACCTCATCACCAAAATGATGATAGAGATGCTCCACTCGCTCTAGGGTAAAAAAGAACGTTTGGAGATAAGTTAGGGAGGGGTCAGCGCTGCGGGCGTGTAAGGTGGTATGATTCCACGTAAATTCTACTAAGCTGGTTCCCTTACTGGCTTCTTGAGCAGGTTTTTGATAAGTAACTTGACCCCCATACTCTCGAACTAAATCTTGGAACGGTTCTAGGCAAGACTCGGCAACCATCACTAAGGCACAGTGCTTGCCTTCGGGAAGGTAATTTT from Microcoleus sp. AS-A8 encodes the following:
- a CDS encoding creatininase family protein gives rise to the protein MHGFIPPDRFFPYLTWTDIQAMPDKENVVIIQPVGSIEQHGPHLPIIVDSAIAAAVVGKALSKLNPKVPAYALPPLYYGKSNEHWHFPGTITLSAQTLLAVLTEMAESIYRSGFRKLVLMNAHGGQPQVMEIAARDIHQKYEDFLVFPLFTWRVPNIAKELLTQQEWQDGIHAGDGETSLLLSILPEQVKMERAVAEYPHDLPEDSVLSMEGKLPFAWVTRDVSQSGVMGDATVATKEKGDRLLESLSDGWVRVIEDVYHFRQPQAWMKSEGRWWR
- a CDS encoding MBOAT family protein → MIWLIAASLFFYSWWNPAYLSLLIGSILFNYIVGYALSQPRAMPLSKKWILALAIALNLALIGYFKYANFFISSANDILDTNFNLYNLILPLGISFFTFEQMTYLIDIYRGKTQDYGFLNYCLFVTFFPRLIAGPIIRYGQVMPQFANPLIYRFSPEDLAVGMTIFWIGLSKKVLLADSISTYVTPVFNAAANGVPFTFAEGWTGALAYSFQLYFDFSGYSDMAIGVARIFGIKLPLNFDSPYKAVNIIEFWRRWHITLSNFLRDYLYIPLGGNRKGKLRRYINLMITMLLGGLWHGAGWTFVLWGGLHGAYLCVNHLWHDFRQSLGHNLKKSHWWSRGVGCLVTFLAVVVAWVFFRAENINAAITMIKTMFGANSFSLSPSPIPVVPLGRKVLLSFCLLVWLMPNTQQWLIRYNPALTEPIAKTPFSWENNGWQKLQWRPSKKLGLIFGILVFMILKSFLSAPESEFLYFNF